Below is a genomic region from Dehalococcoidia bacterium.
GCTCCCCGTCAGGGAGCTGGGGCGCTCCGCTCCGGCGGAGACCGAGCCGCGCTTCACGGGCGGCAAGCTGCTGTTCGATCTCGTCGGCGCCGAGCACCGCGTCGATCCGCGCCTCCAGCGTGTCGCGGGCTGCTTCTTCCTTCCCTTGCGCCAACTCGAGCTCTTGGCGCGCCCGCTCGATCAGCGCATCGGTTTTGCTCTTGTCGCCGATGTCGCGGATGCCTTGCTGCGCTTTCAAGCGGAGTTCGCTCGCGCGCTTCTGTTCCAGCAGCGACACGAGTTCTTGCCGCCGCGCCCTCGTGATCTCGATCTGCGCCTGCAGCTTCGCCTTCGCGTCGGCCAGTTTCTCGGCTTCCTGCTGAGACTGCTGGAGGTTTTCACGGATGTCCTCGAGCAGCCCGAGTTTGGTATTCAGCACTGCTTGCCGGGCCGCCGCCAATGTGCGCTCTCCTTTTTGGAGCAGCCGGTCGACGTCGGAGTCGAGCTTCGCCACTTCTGCTTCGATCTCTTCAAGCTGGCGAGTCAACGTTCGAGTTCGGCCGCGCTCGATCCCTTCCGCCGTCTGCAGCGACTCGTACGCCTCGCCCATCCGGTTGAGGTACTCGTCGAAGACGGCGAGGCGGTTCATGCTGAGCGCCTTGTCGAGCACAGCGTTGATGTTGGCGGAGATAAGCAGGCTGACGCGGTCGAGGATCGACGTATACCCGGCCATTGGCGGCCCCCTCCCTGCCTGGCGTTCGCTCGTTGCTCAATTCTACGCTGCCGGCAGCGGAAGGGGTCCTGCCTGGTTAGACTTCCTCGTTCTTGCGAGGCGGCGTGATCCCTTGGCGGACGGCGTACGTTGCGGCCTGAACGCGGTCGTTGATCTGGAGCTTCTTGAAGATCGTGCTGAGATAGTTCTTGACGGTCTTTTCGGAGAGATAGAGGGTTGCCGCAATCTCTTTGTTCGAGGCGCCAGTCGAAACGAGGCGCAGGATGTCGGTCTCGCGCTCCGTCAGTTGTTCGAGGCGCGAGGTGGCGGAGGAGCCGCTCGGCGCAAGGCGCTGAAACTCTCTCAGCAGGTTGCCGGCGATCGTCGGGTCGATCAGGGCGGCGCCGTTCGCGACCGCGCGGATTGCCGTCGTCACTTCGCTCGCGCGCGCGCTCTTGAGGAGATAGCCGCGCGCGCCTGCCCGCACCGCCTCGAAAACATACTGGTCTTGCCGATACATGCTGAGAATAATGATCCCGACGTCGGGGAATTCCTTCAACACCTGTCGTGTCGCTGCAACTCCATCAACGACAGGCATGTTGATATCCATCAGAATGACATCAGGGTGCAGTTCGCGCACCCGGTCGTTCACTTCTGAGCCGTCGGCCGCTTCGCCAACGACCTCGATATCGGGCTCGACCTCAAGGAGTTGGCGAAGGCCTTGACGAACTAACGTGTGATCGTCGACGAGAAGCACACGAATCTTTTTTTGCTCCGCGCTCATACCATCGCCGCCTCTTCGAAATTGCGTTGAGTATACCGATCGCACTCGTGAAGAGCAATCAACACGAACGCCGATCTCAACGGCGGGACCCTGCTCCGCGATCGGCGGAACTGTCGGCGCTCTCTCCTGCTTCTGCCCGCACGA
It encodes:
- a CDS encoding response regulator transcription factor, coding for MSAEQKKIRVLLVDDHTLVRQGLRQLLEVEPDIEVVGEAADGSEVNDRVRELHPDVILMDINMPVVDGVAATRQVLKEFPDVGIIILSMYRQDQYVFEAVRAGARGYLLKSARASEVTTAIRAVANGAALIDPTIAGNLLREFQRLAPSGSSATSRLEQLTERETDILRLVSTGASNKEIAATLYLSEKTVKNYLSTIFKKLQINDRVQAATYAVRQGITPPRKNEEV